In one Antennarius striatus isolate MH-2024 chromosome 1, ASM4005453v1, whole genome shotgun sequence genomic region, the following are encoded:
- the rab4a gene encoding ras-related protein Rab-4A isoform X2 — protein MPYFLFKFLVIGNAGTGKSCLLHQFIEKRFKDESNHTIGVEFGSKIISVVNKMVKLQIWDTAGQERFRSVTRSYYRGAAGALLVYDITSRETYNALTTWLSDARMLASQNIVIILCGNKKDLDADREVTFLEASRFAQENELMFLETSALTGENVEEAFVQCARKILNKIESGELDPERMGSGIQYGDAALRQLRSPRRAQPQGTQECGC, from the exons ATGCCTT ATTTCCTGTTCAAATTCCTGGTGATTGGGAATGCTGGAACAGGCAAATCGTGCCTGCTACACCAGTTCATAGAGAAAAGAT TTAAGGATGAATCCAACCACACAATTGGAGTGGAATTTGGTTCCAAGATCATCAGTGTAGTCAACAAAATGGTCAAACTGCAAATTTGGGACACTGCAGGACAAGAACGGTTCAG gtcTGTGACCAGGAGTTACTACAGAGGAGCAGCGGGCGCCCTACTGGTCTATGACATCACCAG TCGAGAGACATACAACGCTCTAACCACATGGCTGAGCGATGCCAGGATGTTGGCCAGTCAGAACATTGTCATCATCCTGTGTGGAAACAAGAAGGACCTTGATGCTGACAGGGAGGTCACGTTCCTGGAGGCTTCACGCTTCGCTCAGGAGAACG AGCTGATGTTCCTTGAGACCAGCGCTCTGACAGGAGAGAATGTCGAAGAGGCCTTTGTCCAGTGCGCTCGGAAAATCCTCAACAAGATAGAGTCAG GGGAGCTGGATCCAGAGAGGATGGGTTCAGGCATCCAGTATGGCGACGCTGCGTTGCGACAGCTTCGCTCTCCTCGTCGCGCTCAGCCGCAAGGCACCCAAGAGTGTGGCTGCTAG
- the rab4a gene encoding ras-related protein Rab-4A isoform X1: MSESYDFLFKFLVIGNAGTGKSCLLHQFIEKRFKDESNHTIGVEFGSKIISVVNKMVKLQIWDTAGQERFRSVTRSYYRGAAGALLVYDITSRETYNALTTWLSDARMLASQNIVIILCGNKKDLDADREVTFLEASRFAQENELMFLETSALTGENVEEAFVQCARKILNKIESGELDPERMGSGIQYGDAALRQLRSPRRAQPQGTQECGC; the protein is encoded by the exons ATGTCGGAGTCGTACG ATTTCCTGTTCAAATTCCTGGTGATTGGGAATGCTGGAACAGGCAAATCGTGCCTGCTACACCAGTTCATAGAGAAAAGAT TTAAGGATGAATCCAACCACACAATTGGAGTGGAATTTGGTTCCAAGATCATCAGTGTAGTCAACAAAATGGTCAAACTGCAAATTTGGGACACTGCAGGACAAGAACGGTTCAG gtcTGTGACCAGGAGTTACTACAGAGGAGCAGCGGGCGCCCTACTGGTCTATGACATCACCAG TCGAGAGACATACAACGCTCTAACCACATGGCTGAGCGATGCCAGGATGTTGGCCAGTCAGAACATTGTCATCATCCTGTGTGGAAACAAGAAGGACCTTGATGCTGACAGGGAGGTCACGTTCCTGGAGGCTTCACGCTTCGCTCAGGAGAACG AGCTGATGTTCCTTGAGACCAGCGCTCTGACAGGAGAGAATGTCGAAGAGGCCTTTGTCCAGTGCGCTCGGAAAATCCTCAACAAGATAGAGTCAG GGGAGCTGGATCCAGAGAGGATGGGTTCAGGCATCCAGTATGGCGACGCTGCGTTGCGACAGCTTCGCTCTCCTCGTCGCGCTCAGCCGCAAGGCACCCAAGAGTGTGGCTGCTAG